The genomic region GGAAAagtgatatttaaataattttcatttatgcCAATAACTTTGGATATAACCAACTCAAGTATTTTCTGGGCTTAGGCTAATATTTGTATTTCATATTTAACAGGCACTATTTTTACTGatgacatttctttttgtcagaatttgaaatcatacatggatgcctgggtggctcagtcagataagtggGTGCCTTCAGCTGCCTTcaagggttctgggattgagtcctgaagcctgctccctgctcagccaggagactgcttctccctgtgcccctccccccacttgtgctctgtctctctccttctctctctctctcaaataaataagtaaaatcttaaaaaaaaaaaagaatttaaaaccatACAAAAAAAGTTTGGCATAATTTTACATCAAGAGAATTATTCAGTTCTTCCACAGTTAAAACAGGAATGTTCTGCCCTATTTTTATCAACCTTTGAAATCTATTTCTTTATTAGTCTTCACAGCAAAAGAAGAAGCAAACCTTTTCATACATAGACACCTGCTATATAATAGATTTGATTTGGAGCTCTTCACGCCCAGTGACCTAGAAAGAGAGTGTAGAGAAGAACTTTGTAATTATGAAGAAGCCAGAGAAATCTTTGTGGATGAAGATAAAACGGTAATTTGGTTGACAATGTTAATTGGCTGGAAATTTATTAAATCATACTTAAGAAAATGGCACATTAAGTCATCAGAGATTTTATGCTTTAAATAGAATCAAGATTTTATACCTGTTATCCCTTTCTACTTCCTTAAAATGCTAACCAACCTATTTAGACTTGGCCTTATACTTGATTAAATGGACTTACAGTAATTGGCAAATTATCGATTGTGttgtgattttgtgtgtgtgatgtttattatatttaaaaacaatcatGAAGTGGAATGAATTACATTTTAGGATACTATTTGAGTTAGTTCTCTGACTCAGGCTTCAATCATTCTAGACTCAGAGTAACTTTTCCTACGAGTGACCTTATCTTTTCTGATTACTGTATTTATTAACaatctattatgtgccaagtgCTCTGCCAGAGACTGAGGATACAAAATATATAGTCTCTGCATTCAAGAGCTTATTGTTTGGTATATCAGTGTAATTTAAGGGAGAAACTTTTAGAAGTTctcctttgaaatgtaattaaaTCCTGTCCATTAATCTTGGAACAGtataaaacaaacagacaacACGGTCCCTGTTATAATCTGGCATATTCTTAAAGAATATTGAGTGACTCAAATTCTTTacttttgtaaattaaataagcacagctccttttccccttcctcaaGAGTTCCACTTTAGTCTTCGGTCAATAAGACCAAGGAACTCTAGGTATCCTTCAAACGCAGGCATTAATGGaacttacttcttttttctcccaaaaTTGCACCCAGCCTCTCACTCCCTGCTAATACCTGCCACATCtgccagagaaggaaaacaaagtctATACCTTGTAACTGTGCCTGttgaaattttattgtttttttgtaaatgcattttatgattttatcaTGGTTCCTTAAAATCTGCCTCATTCTCTCAAGTAACACTGAACCAAAAGAATCTCAGGGATGTCTTTCCCCAGATCAATCCCTTTCAGTACAATCTCCTAGCAAACTGAGGGCGCACCAAGCGTAGAAAAATTCGGACTCCTTTTCAAACTTGGTAATGGGTTCCACTGCTTTAGCCTCTGCCTTTGGTGCTGTCACCAACTAATGTGTTGGTTTCACTGTATGTCTGAGCGGTAACTCTGAGCTGGTGAAGGGAGAGTGGCAGGGGACAGTAGTAGAGACCTGGCACTGACAGTCATCCCCTGACCAATTCCAGAGTCAGGAGAAACAGTGGTGGGTAGCAGTGTTTGAATTAGAGTGAGTCACGCCCTCCAGCTTGAATAAACTAGTAACCTCTGTGGCACATGCCAAGAATTTACCACCCCAGTCCGGGTCATTGGGATCACATGAAGTGataacaaaacaatgaaataaacttGGAAATTTTACCTTTCTCTTAGATGGCGTTCTGGCAGGAATATTCCATCAAAGGACCAACAAAAAAATCAGGTAAGGCAAGAATGGATGAAATTTAATGctcttcccaccctctctctATTCTAAATACATTTTAGTTTCATTGTTTGAGTTTGGTTGTTGCTCAACATACATGCCTTgtaaatccaggatgatttctcAATTATACACTAGGCTATCTAAGACGGAGGAAGCCACATTCATCTTTACACACTGAAAATCAAGTCTGGTGAGATACTAGGGAAATGAGATAATAGGCTTAAAGGTATTTTAAACTACTCAGCTAGGTCAGGACTTGTACAGAATAAAAGTAGGACTCCATTAGTTCCAAGTAGTaagctattttaattattttttcttttttaccattaCAAGTAAATGGAATACTTCTGCTACTAGGTAAATTAAGAGTGTTATAATTAAATCAGTCTATAGAGGGGAGATCTTTACTTTATCTGTATTATCATCTCTAGCTGCTTTTTATCAGGTCTTTTTTGGTCAGATCTTCTTTCATTCTCATCAGGCAGAGCCCCAGCTACAAGGAGACTTTATTACGTTGCTAGGCTAGTGTTGCTTAGTACAGTTATCTGTGTAATTTAATACCAAAATGTGCCTAGTTGAACAAAGAATATGTTATGtttcgtctttttttttaagtttatttatttttttagtatctctacccccatcatggggctcgaactcgtgaccctgaggtCGAGTTGTATGCCCTTCTGACTAAGcaaacccaggcaccccagaatacGTTTAGTCTTGAATACTATCCATTTAATATGACCtatttaaagtaaatgaaatttgggggtccctggggggctcagtcggttaagcatctgccttcagctcaggtcatgattccaggactctgggatcgagccccacatgaggcttcctgctcagcaggggagtctgtttctccctcccctcccccgcctgctcatgctctctcttgctctctttctttaaaaaaatttatttatttatttatttatttgacagagagtgagagagagcacaagcagggggagtggcaggcagagggagaaagagaagcagactccctctgagcagggagcctgatgtggggctcaatcccaggaccctgggatcatgacctgagtggaagacagatgcctcaccaactgagccacccaggcgcccctaaataaaatctttaaaaaataataaaataaatgaaatcataactAGGGCTTTTAGGAagtatcttttataaatttttgttgctagcacaaacactttttaaagaagtCAATATTACTAGATTCTGAATAGTATACTTAGATCCAGTGTTAAATTTATTGAAATCATAGGCAGTGCTTTTCAGTTGTTatatctatattattttattgatttctcttaAGATGCTAACAGAGAAAAAGTTGATGTCATGGGCCTTCTGACTGGATTAATTGCTGCTGGagtatttttggttatttttggaTTACTTGGTTACTATCTTTGTATCACCAAGTGTAACAGGCGACAATATCCCAGGTAAGTACCAAGTAAAAATATTGAATTCACTATTATACATtctatattgttattttaaaatggataaaaatggctgtctattttttaaataaacattttactctggaataattttagatataCAGGAAAGTTGCAAAGATCACACAGAGAGTTCCCATCCTTCAACCAGTTTCCCTCACTGTGAACATCTCACATTCCCATAGTACATTTGTAAAACAAACCAGCCAACACTGGTACATcactattaactaaactccagaccttattcagatttcaccaattTTGTCATTCATGTCCTCCTTCTGCTCCAGGACCCAGTTAAGATGCcgcattgcatttagttgtcattttCTCTCCAGTCTCCTCTGGTCTGTGACCGTTGTTTGGTTGCATAATTTAACACTTACATAAACAATGAAATGATGCAATTTCTGAGATTcttcaaaagaatacaaaaggaTTCACAAGTGTCagcttgattttttaatatttccttcttaaGCAGGAAGTAGATACCAGTGTCCCCACATTATTTCCAGAGGTTAAGAAGTCCCATCACTTTCTCTAAGTCACATCATTAACAGATTTAGCGATATGGCAACTCAAATAGAAACAGTGTAATTAGCTTTTAAATTCAACCATGTTTATTGATACttccaattaaagaaaaatgagtgaaataaaatGGTTGCTGCTTGAATAACACATTAATAAAGCTtgataaaaattcataaaagccATAATTGTTTGGACAATAGAATCTCAACatcctcattaaaataaaaagttattctCTATTATCTTCTCAGTAAGTGTAGATGAGTAAGTGTAAAAATAACCTTATTCAAAAAAAGTGCCAGGTGCTAAATAGGCTATTCGAAATTGAGGCTTACACATCCCTAGTCACACTTTCAAATTCTGGGAAAAGCTCATGATTGTGACCAGGTGACGAAAGGGTTATGgaaacagtggtgatggtggcacaacattgtgaatttaATTTATACCACTGAGTCacacacttgaaaatggttaaaatggcaaattttatgtgatatatattttagcactataaaattttttctttatggtaaGAGTTTAGGGCAACAGATGTGGAATTAGATTCATCTATTGGGAGATAAAACTAAAaccatggggtgcctggttggctcagtcagtagagcaggtgactcttgatctcagggtcatgagttcgaaccccacgttggatataaagattacttaaaaaaaaacaaaacaaaacaaaactgaagccATGAGAGTAGGCAAGTACTCTCAGTGTGTACTCAGTACTCAGTACTCAGAGTGTAATGAAAGGAGGACGGATAGAAAAGGACCAAGCCTTAAAGGGTCCTCACAGCAAAGGTGCAAGAAGAAGACGTGccagaaggagggcagaggacaGGGTATAGACGTTGAAATTCGATCCCCAAGCTGGAATTCCTGAACAGCTCCCTGAGGCATTAACGTGACCTGTGGGCACGGACAAAGGAGTTTGTCAGAGACCTCTGTAACTCCTATAAAAATCTGAGAAATGAGAGTAATGAGGAAGAACTTGCCTAATTGTTCTTAAGCCACCATCTTTTAAGCTGAGAGACTTTTATTAACTTCCCTTATATAACAGGTAGGAAATAAGCAAGGCCTTTCCATTTTCTGGgacttttgaataaaattttattcagtgTGGCTTTCTCTACAAGTCGGGGAGGAAGTCCTGGAAACTCTCAGACTAATGAAGACCTAGGCAAAATTTGTCTTTGGAGACTCTTCttgctttatctctcttttcctccccactcATAATGTCTCTCCAAAAAAGTTCATGTATACCCTCATGCTTAATAACTGTGCTCAAGGCCTGGGATAGCACAGCCATTTAGTCAGTGTCCTCATGCAtggtattttcttctctcttctctgtgctttgcttcattttcctacttttctgCACCACTCCATCTTCTTACCTTAGGCCTTTTTTCTGTGTAATCTTCTAGCTTCTTCCTGCTGTAGGTTAGAAGCAGAATTCAAATGCATAATTCAGATGGCAAAGTAATGCCATTAT from Zalophus californianus isolate mZalCal1 chromosome 11, mZalCal1.pri.v2, whole genome shotgun sequence harbors:
- the PRRG4 gene encoding transmembrane gamma-carboxyglutamic acid protein 4 yields the protein MITLLVLLSQLPIVTFAFPHCTRSPKESRHAREEVFTAKEEANLFIHRHLLYNRFDLELFTPSDLERECREELCNYEEAREIFVDEDKTMAFWQEYSIKGPTKKSDANREKVDVMGLLTGLIAAGVFLVIFGLLGYYLCITKCNRRQYPSSSATYVRRGRHTPSIIFRRPEEAALTPSPPAVEDTGLPSYEQAVALTRKHNVSPPPPYPGPAKGFRVFKKSMSLPSH